The following proteins are encoded in a genomic region of Leptospira wolbachii serovar Codice str. CDC:
- a CDS encoding AraC family transcriptional regulator, with product MNLIPFTGGVVALLLAISHWIETVEKSSKREQTSSPLTLVSLKQIQLGTGYIYRYASAFLFLSLASLQFHIYGELTEEINFYPYLYGIHIPCLFLIGPFSYIYFEEMSGGGFYKIRILHFLPSVLSLLYIYLIRPADYRLPPMGLHTLGHNSEFEYSIQLLLSFGVISIFTYTISIFFRVWQWKYGSKDKLEFSFWPFLWLLVYSLSVVTLFVLSQLFFMQMFILACLGLTSLLSFILLFKMNHRELIPNFKTETRLARYRESRIKGVNVPQILQRLDDLMNLEQLYLNEDLSLPILSKRLDLHTHQLSEILNFHLRCTFRNYVNQFRLQEAARLLLERPDMTILSIIYASGFNSKSSFHKLFQDRFGLSPQNYRLQSK from the coding sequence ATGAATTTGATTCCGTTTACGGGAGGAGTGGTTGCTTTGCTTTTGGCTATTTCCCATTGGATAGAAACGGTGGAAAAAAGCAGTAAGAGAGAACAAACGTCTTCTCCTCTAACTCTGGTTTCCCTTAAACAAATTCAATTAGGAACAGGTTATATTTATCGGTATGCATCTGCATTTTTGTTCCTATCTCTTGCAAGCCTACAATTTCATATTTATGGTGAATTGACAGAGGAAATAAATTTTTATCCCTACCTATATGGAATCCATATTCCTTGTCTTTTTTTAATTGGTCCTTTTAGTTATATTTACTTTGAAGAAATGAGTGGAGGAGGATTTTATAAAATCCGAATTCTTCATTTTTTACCAAGTGTTCTAAGTTTGCTTTATATTTATCTTATACGGCCAGCGGATTATCGGTTGCCTCCTATGGGTTTGCACACTTTAGGCCACAACTCTGAGTTTGAATATTCCATTCAATTATTGCTTAGCTTTGGAGTTATATCGATATTTACTTATACGATTTCAATTTTCTTTCGAGTGTGGCAGTGGAAGTATGGTTCGAAGGACAAACTTGAATTTTCCTTTTGGCCCTTTTTATGGCTGTTAGTTTATTCTTTATCGGTTGTTACTTTGTTTGTTCTTTCTCAGCTATTTTTTATGCAAATGTTTATTTTGGCCTGCCTTGGCTTAACTTCTCTATTGAGTTTTATTCTGTTGTTTAAAATGAATCACAGAGAACTCATCCCCAATTTTAAAACAGAAACTCGTTTGGCGCGATACAGAGAAAGTAGAATCAAGGGAGTTAATGTACCTCAGATTTTACAAAGACTAGATGACTTAATGAATTTGGAACAATTGTATTTGAATGAGGACCTTAGTTTACCGATTCTTTCGAAGCGATTGGATTTACATACACACCAACTTTCTGAAATATTAAACTTCCATTTGAGATGTACGTTTCGTAACTATGTCAATCAGTTTCGTTTGCAGGAGGCAGCGAGGCTTCTTTTGGAAAGACCTGATATGACCATATTAAGTATTATTTATGCATCTGGATTTAATTCTAAATCTTCATTTCATAAACTCTTCCAAGATCGCTTTGGACTTTCACCACAAAACTATCGATTGCAATCCAAATAA
- a CDS encoding lipid A deacylase LpxR family protein: protein MSKYTKNPHYLFIFGVVVTIGIYAEPKKLIKKQNPIKIPNVSEIERKIPEPSNQFQIRLIMENDAFGGFSDMYYTNGSRLEFNMRVGESNPTRKVLGYWNDLFITPSQTTKYLQGFALGQEFYTPTNIAKADVSYGDRPYSSRAYFSNSLTTATEDTSITTELELGMIGPSVGGKSAQMNFHNLIGSPTPQGWDTQIPNSYSGALRTDVRKFHHRFFGTQYNLNLGNIQSDASFGFILRFGNVDKTPGPGSSALQPGPPILHEDGKGYWYFYVNPGATLQFYNATIQGQIGSDKAYKTQNRNTAFSNWDNFLNNPTPEAGEREIQYRALAEDNGKNSLQRYILFNEFLVKGTNNPYNIGLNYLIFNNIFNGAEDIEKSTRLFLLNNLSEQWDQIPDNARALAIYSIFRPEGGKLPPQIRLYSYEVLSQFILDPKQREVLLQLLREEIEYRDEKTYVADLKRAVGFIKAGFVSVSNAGFLFGVHYNFQTIDFQSGKGLPQQHQWLGFQLGKVF, encoded by the coding sequence ATGAGTAAGTATACAAAAAATCCTCACTACTTATTTATCTTTGGCGTTGTTGTCACCATAGGTATCTACGCAGAACCGAAGAAGCTGATCAAAAAACAAAATCCGATAAAGATACCAAACGTCTCTGAAATAGAGAGGAAAATTCCAGAACCATCTAACCAATTCCAAATCCGATTGATAATGGAAAATGATGCCTTTGGAGGTTTCTCAGACATGTATTATACGAATGGATCCCGTTTGGAATTTAATATGCGCGTGGGTGAGTCAAACCCTACTCGAAAAGTATTGGGGTATTGGAATGATTTATTCATTACTCCATCGCAAACCACAAAATATTTGCAAGGATTTGCACTTGGACAGGAGTTTTATACACCAACAAACATAGCAAAGGCGGATGTTTCCTATGGCGATCGACCTTATTCAAGTAGAGCCTACTTTAGTAATTCACTAACAACAGCAACAGAAGACACGAGCATCACTACAGAATTAGAACTAGGGATGATAGGACCATCTGTTGGGGGCAAGTCTGCACAGATGAATTTTCACAATTTGATCGGCTCACCTACTCCGCAAGGATGGGATACACAAATTCCCAATTCCTACTCAGGAGCGCTACGAACAGATGTTAGGAAGTTTCATCATCGTTTTTTTGGAACTCAGTATAACTTAAATTTAGGAAATATTCAATCCGATGCCTCTTTTGGGTTTATCTTGCGATTCGGGAATGTCGATAAAACTCCAGGTCCAGGTAGTTCAGCATTACAACCAGGTCCCCCCATCCTTCATGAAGATGGAAAAGGATATTGGTATTTCTATGTAAATCCAGGTGCTACTTTACAATTTTATAATGCAACCATCCAAGGCCAAATAGGATCGGATAAAGCATATAAAACTCAAAATAGAAATACTGCCTTTAGCAATTGGGACAATTTTTTGAATAACCCAACTCCAGAAGCGGGTGAAAGAGAAATTCAATACAGAGCTCTTGCAGAAGACAACGGAAAAAACTCACTGCAAAGGTATATTTTGTTTAACGAATTTTTAGTAAAAGGAACAAACAATCCTTATAACATTGGACTCAATTATTTAATTTTTAATAATATTTTTAACGGTGCAGAGGACATAGAAAAATCAACACGTTTGTTTCTTCTAAATAACTTATCCGAACAATGGGACCAGATACCAGATAACGCTCGTGCGTTGGCAATTTATTCCATCTTTCGACCAGAAGGTGGAAAATTACCACCGCAAATACGCCTCTATTCGTATGAAGTGTTATCGCAATTTATATTAGATCCAAAACAAAGAGAAGTATTGTTACAACTATTGCGCGAAGAAATCGAATATAGGGACGAAAAAACATACGTGGCCGACTTAAAAAGGGCTGTCGGTTTTATCAAAGCGGGATTCGTTTCCGTCTCAAATGCTGGTTTTTTATTTGGTGTTCATTATAACTTTCAAACTATCGACTTTCAATCTGGTAAGGGATTACCACAACAACACCAATGGTTAGGATTTCAGTTAGGAAAAGTCTTTTAG
- a CDS encoding YheT family hydrolase, translating to MESIANHPLLTFSFVVTLVFLFYYFIQVVETPVLRFSESDFLLRVIEKSPDLTTKYYPTFWCFNQHLMLFFLMLREYRTKPYQYDKLEQLTMKDGGITGLAWSGINTATANENNPIVVVFHTISGDEQDVKTTVKYLRERYGWIVVVCIRRGHGNLPLTKPKINTMGSTSDLKEQLSYIQKKYPKKQMFGVGISAGSGLLARYLGESGVQSKFTAAVAVSPAYDIEKAFHRVHPVYSKIMGQRLINYFLKNHYESLSKLKGVDELLKIKTIGEFQDKLHAISGFKDKENYYYHSNPVLVANNIKTPLLVLNSADDPICVNQNVLENLHWLETLPNTIHVHTKRGSHIAYFQGWKATSWSDKIIGEYFSAVLGEKLPKQKLAPKAKKKPKRK from the coding sequence ATGGAATCCATTGCCAACCATCCATTGTTGACTTTCTCTTTTGTTGTAACCTTAGTTTTTCTATTTTACTATTTTATTCAAGTGGTAGAAACTCCGGTTCTTAGGTTTAGCGAATCCGATTTTTTATTACGAGTAATCGAAAAATCTCCAGACCTTACAACGAAATATTATCCAACTTTTTGGTGTTTTAACCAACATCTAATGTTGTTTTTCCTTATGTTACGCGAGTATCGGACAAAACCTTATCAGTATGACAAGTTGGAACAGTTAACAATGAAAGACGGTGGAATCACTGGACTTGCTTGGTCTGGAATCAATACAGCGACAGCTAACGAAAATAATCCGATTGTTGTTGTATTTCACACAATTAGCGGAGACGAACAAGATGTCAAAACTACCGTAAAATACTTAAGAGAACGATATGGTTGGATTGTTGTTGTATGCATTCGGAGAGGACACGGGAACCTTCCTCTCACCAAACCTAAAATTAACACAATGGGTTCAACTTCCGATCTCAAAGAACAATTATCTTATATTCAAAAAAAATATCCCAAAAAACAAATGTTTGGTGTCGGAATTTCAGCGGGATCAGGATTACTTGCTCGGTACTTGGGAGAATCAGGAGTTCAAAGTAAATTTACTGCAGCGGTTGCGGTTTCGCCGGCGTATGATATCGAAAAAGCCTTTCATCGAGTTCACCCTGTATATAGCAAGATCATGGGACAAAGATTGATTAATTACTTCTTAAAAAATCATTACGAAAGTTTATCCAAACTAAAAGGTGTAGATGAATTATTAAAAATTAAAACTATCGGTGAATTTCAAGATAAACTCCATGCCATTTCTGGATTCAAAGATAAGGAAAACTATTATTACCATTCCAATCCAGTTCTCGTTGCCAATAACATCAAAACCCCACTCCTTGTTTTGAATTCGGCGGACGACCCAATCTGTGTAAACCAAAACGTATTAGAAAATCTCCATTGGTTAGAAACCCTTCCTAACACAATCCATGTTCACACCAAACGAGGAAGCCATATTGCATACTTTCAAGGATGGAAAGCCACTTCATGGTCTGACAAAATTATAGGGGAATACTTTTCTGCTGTCTTAGGTGAAAAGTTGCCTAAACAAAAACTCGCACCAAAGGCCAAAAAGAAACCCAAAAGGAAATAA
- a CDS encoding glycoside hydrolase family 2 protein, translated as MRTISHTEYPRPQLERESYINLNGEWELTHSKLGNGPKAHYKINVPFSPETKASGLGNFILQPNEELFYKREFDLSSEFLKDITLLHFGAVDYSCICYINGKEVGAHKGGFLPFYFDISQHIKIGKNEIQLTVTDPTDTGTQSRGKQKLKRGGIWYTPQSGIWQTVWLESVTKDYIKDIKITPNIDTKSVEILVTTESSNIIIQVLDGDEVIAESTDSKANINIPNMELWSPENPKLYGILIQTSGDKVKSYFGMRKFSIGFDGKFKRLFLNNKPYFHNGLLDQGYWSEGLLTPPNDKEMEKEIKLMKDMGFNMLRKHIKIEPLRWYYHCDRLGILVWQDFVCGGGAYETWKVAYLPFIGWNTKDTKYKFLNRTDEVGRREFISEMDRTVDLLKNTVSLSVWVLFNEGWGQFDSIKLTEKLRKLDDTRTIDSVSGWYDQGQNSSDLKSLHLYYQKLKVPKNETRVIVLSEFGGYSLKTEGHVFDENKLFGYKILPDKQSLEKEYRKLIENELLPLIEKGLSASIYTQVSDVEEEINGLVTYDRKVIKFDIEFMRELNSKLVY; from the coding sequence ATGAGAACTATTTCACATACAGAATATCCACGTCCCCAACTAGAACGAGAGAGTTATATCAACTTAAACGGTGAATGGGAATTAACCCATTCCAAATTAGGTAATGGACCAAAGGCGCATTATAAAATCAATGTCCCTTTCTCCCCAGAAACAAAGGCTAGTGGGCTCGGAAATTTTATACTCCAACCGAACGAAGAATTGTTTTATAAACGAGAATTTGATCTTTCTTCTGAATTTCTAAAAGATATCACCTTACTTCACTTTGGTGCTGTTGATTATTCCTGCATTTGTTATATCAACGGTAAAGAAGTTGGCGCCCATAAGGGAGGTTTTTTACCTTTTTATTTCGATATCTCTCAGCATATAAAAATTGGCAAAAATGAAATCCAACTAACAGTCACAGATCCCACTGACACAGGAACACAGTCGAGAGGAAAACAAAAACTAAAACGAGGTGGGATTTGGTACACACCTCAATCCGGAATCTGGCAAACTGTTTGGTTAGAAAGTGTAACCAAAGATTATATTAAAGACATCAAAATTACTCCAAATATAGACACAAAGTCTGTGGAAATTCTTGTTACTACAGAAAGTTCCAATATCATTATACAGGTATTAGATGGAGACGAAGTAATTGCCGAGTCCACCGATTCAAAAGCAAATATAAATATACCCAACATGGAACTTTGGTCACCAGAAAACCCAAAGCTCTATGGCATTTTGATTCAAACATCTGGAGACAAAGTAAAATCTTATTTTGGAATGCGAAAGTTTTCCATAGGTTTCGATGGGAAATTCAAAAGGTTATTCTTAAACAACAAACCGTATTTTCATAACGGACTTTTGGACCAAGGATACTGGTCAGAAGGGCTTCTCACTCCACCAAACGACAAGGAGATGGAAAAAGAAATCAAACTGATGAAAGACATGGGTTTTAATATGTTACGCAAACATATTAAAATTGAACCCTTACGCTGGTATTACCATTGTGATAGACTGGGAATTCTCGTATGGCAAGATTTTGTTTGTGGCGGCGGTGCTTACGAAACCTGGAAGGTTGCCTATTTACCTTTTATTGGTTGGAACACAAAAGATACAAAGTATAAATTCTTAAACAGAACCGATGAAGTTGGCCGAAGAGAATTTATCTCCGAAATGGATAGGACTGTTGATCTACTAAAAAACACTGTCAGTCTATCCGTTTGGGTACTTTTTAACGAAGGATGGGGACAATTTGATAGCATCAAACTTACAGAAAAGTTGAGAAAACTAGATGATACAAGAACCATTGATAGTGTCAGCGGATGGTATGACCAAGGACAAAATAGTAGCGATCTCAAAAGTCTACATCTCTACTATCAAAAACTAAAAGTACCGAAAAATGAGACTAGAGTCATCGTATTATCTGAATTTGGTGGTTACTCTTTAAAAACAGAGGGACATGTTTTTGATGAGAATAAACTCTTTGGTTATAAAATTCTTCCCGACAAACAAAGCCTAGAAAAAGAATATAGGAAGTTGATTGAAAACGAACTGTTACCGCTGATCGAAAAGGGTCTAAGTGCCTCTATCTATACGCAAGTCAGCGACGTAGAAGAGGAAATCAATGGACTTGTCACTTATGATAGAAAAGTCATTAAGTTTGATATAGAGTTTATGCGGGAACTAAATTCTAAATTGGTGTATTAA
- a CDS encoding DJ-1/PfpI family protein, which translates to MKPYNQYIPQKKLFIPNMFLLQTFTFVMIFIFGFSSLNLFGQSYDRINDHLEPLSIKSSHKKPVIVVIGENQYTELTDFIVPYGILKRSDIAEMYAIAENKGKLDMFPALSIEINMSLDDFDNLHPEGSDLVIVPAIHNAENKTIIRWIQNQFDRGATIVGICDGVWTLGYAGLLKNKHATGHWYSKEKLSKTFSDTVWIKNKRYVQDKNIITTTGVTASIPVSLALVESIAGTKKAKEMAKELGVPHWDEKHNSEKFHLDWQQYVTAARNLIFFWNHETIGITMYEGMDEISLALVADAYSRTYKSKTVAITNGNQAVLTKSGIKFVSERSVGEKNQIHSLVDVPKESKAFDQLVHTLIDIEKKFGKSTKRFVATQLEFAIE; encoded by the coding sequence ATGAAACCTTACAATCAATACATTCCCCAAAAAAAACTTTTCATTCCCAATATGTTTTTGTTGCAAACTTTTACGTTCGTAATGATTTTTATCTTTGGTTTTAGTTCCTTAAATCTGTTTGGTCAATCATACGATCGAATAAATGACCATTTAGAACCCCTTTCAATTAAATCCAGTCACAAAAAACCAGTAATCGTTGTTATCGGAGAAAACCAATATACGGAACTTACGGACTTCATTGTCCCCTATGGGATTTTAAAACGTTCGGATATTGCTGAAATGTACGCAATAGCTGAAAACAAAGGTAAATTAGATATGTTTCCAGCTCTCTCCATAGAAATCAATATGTCCCTTGATGACTTTGATAACCTTCACCCAGAGGGATCTGATCTTGTGATCGTTCCCGCCATACACAATGCAGAAAACAAAACGATCATCCGTTGGATTCAAAATCAATTCGATCGTGGTGCAACCATTGTTGGAATTTGCGATGGAGTTTGGACATTGGGTTATGCAGGGTTATTAAAGAATAAACATGCTACCGGTCATTGGTATTCAAAAGAAAAACTATCTAAAACATTTTCAGATACAGTTTGGATTAAAAACAAAAGATACGTTCAAGATAAAAATATCATAACAACCACAGGGGTTACTGCTTCCATTCCAGTCTCATTGGCTTTAGTTGAATCCATAGCGGGAACAAAAAAAGCAAAAGAAATGGCAAAGGAACTCGGAGTTCCTCATTGGGATGAGAAACACAATAGTGAAAAATTTCATTTGGATTGGCAACAGTATGTAACGGCAGCAAGGAATCTAATTTTCTTTTGGAACCATGAAACGATTGGGATTACTATGTATGAAGGAATGGATGAAATTTCTTTGGCCTTAGTAGCCGATGCCTATTCTCGTACATACAAATCAAAAACCGTAGCCATCACAAATGGGAACCAAGCAGTACTCACAAAATCCGGAATCAAGTTCGTTTCTGAAAGAAGTGTCGGTGAGAAAAACCAAATTCATTCGTTGGTAGACGTTCCAAAAGAAAGCAAAGCTTTCGATCAATTAGTACATACGCTGATAGATATCGAAAAAAAATTTGGGAAATCCACCAAACGATTTGTAGCAACACAATTAGAATTCGCAATCGAGTAA
- a CDS encoding MFS transporter — MNTHNLSGRLWSVLILFGLVGQIAWSVENMYFNLFIYNTIAKNTSSVTLMVQLSGIVATFTTLIAGILTDKAGNRKYFISIGYLLWGLLTLSFAFISKENTAEWFQLSDTNQIISLTITIVITLDCIMTAFGSTANDAAFNAYVTDNTENARSLAEGVLSAMPLIAMLIVAGGFGIIVNALGYPGLFVAVGTMMSVSGVIGIWLIKDNPNLRKQNTNFISDISYGFKISVMEKNKKLYLYFVAMGIYGIASQVYMPYLIIYMQEYLKFDAVQYSIVLAGVILGASIITVFLGKQFDGKNKDKLLIYFSILYILGMLSLYTMSKTIDLSLKTQVMWFTGITSLVLITGFVQVLALLGAQIRDNTPTENTGKLQGIRMIFFVLIPMYIGPMIGETINERTNLTYIDPVNGATAHVPSPEIFLAGAIFCLLIFFPLSLLFRGKQS, encoded by the coding sequence ATGAACACTCATAATTTAAGCGGACGTCTTTGGTCTGTATTAATTCTCTTTGGTTTAGTCGGACAGATTGCATGGTCGGTAGAGAATATGTATTTTAACCTATTCATTTACAATACCATCGCAAAGAATACATCTTCGGTCACATTGATGGTCCAATTGAGTGGAATTGTCGCCACCTTCACCACCCTCATTGCCGGCATCTTAACTGACAAAGCAGGAAATAGAAAGTATTTCATTTCTATCGGGTACCTTCTCTGGGGTCTACTGACTTTGTCTTTCGCATTCATTTCCAAAGAAAATACGGCCGAATGGTTTCAATTATCTGATACCAATCAAATCATAAGCCTTACGATCACAATAGTGATAACTCTTGATTGTATTATGACTGCATTCGGATCAACAGCCAATGATGCTGCTTTTAATGCTTACGTAACAGATAACACTGAAAATGCGAGAAGTCTAGCGGAAGGAGTGTTATCAGCTATGCCTCTAATTGCGATGTTGATTGTCGCAGGCGGATTTGGAATAATAGTGAATGCACTTGGATACCCTGGACTATTTGTTGCCGTAGGAACCATGATGTCAGTATCTGGGGTTATAGGAATTTGGCTCATCAAAGACAATCCTAACCTCAGAAAGCAAAATACTAATTTTATCTCCGATATAAGTTACGGATTCAAAATCAGTGTTATGGAAAAAAACAAGAAGTTGTATTTGTATTTTGTTGCTATGGGGATTTACGGAATTGCAAGTCAAGTGTATATGCCATACCTAATTATTTACATGCAAGAATATTTAAAATTCGATGCCGTTCAATATTCGATTGTACTTGCAGGTGTCATTCTTGGAGCAAGTATCATCACTGTTTTTCTGGGGAAACAATTTGATGGGAAAAACAAAGACAAATTACTAATTTATTTCTCTATTCTATATATACTCGGAATGTTATCTTTATACACAATGTCTAAAACAATCGATTTAAGTTTAAAGACACAAGTTATGTGGTTTACTGGAATCACGAGTTTGGTTTTAATCACTGGGTTTGTACAAGTTTTAGCTCTACTAGGTGCACAAATTCGAGACAATACCCCCACTGAAAATACAGGTAAACTACAAGGAATACGAATGATCTTTTTTGTTCTCATTCCAATGTACATTGGACCCATGATAGGAGAAACTATCAATGAAAGAACAAACCTTACATATATTGATCCAGTCAATGGAGCAACTGCACATGTCCCTTCACCTGAAATCTTTTTAGCTGGTGCCATCTTTTGTTTACTTATATTTTTTCCTCTTTCCCTCCTATTCCGAGGTAAACAATCCTAA